The region CGCAGTAGGCCGCCGCTTCGAACCAGGAGACCGCGACCACCGGCTGCTGGGGATGGCTGAACTGCGGGTCCTTCCAGTGCACAGGGGGCTGGGCGCCGGTCGCTTCGAGATATCGCGAGAACTCCAGGTTGGTGACCTGCCTCGCGGCCAGCTCGAATGCACTGACCCAGACCCGGTGGACCGGCCGCTCATTCTCCTGTCCGGCATCGCTGCCCATCAGGAACCATCCGGCGGGGACCTGTGCCAGCTTAGGTTGCAAGAAGAGCGGTGAAGTTGTGGGCATCGCGACCGTCATCGGCGATCAGCCCTGCGCCTCCTGCCACTCGTCGTACCAGGCCATCTGGATGGCCTCCAGCTTGCCCTCGTTGGACAGCTTAGGATCGTCGGCGAACCCCGGCAGCTCGGTCACGAAGCGATGCAGGTCGGTGAAGCGCACCGTCAGCGGATCGATCTCCGGGAACTTCTCGGCCAGCAGGATGCCGATGTCTTCGGCGTCGTCCCAATGGAGCGGAGAAAGCGGTGCAGTGGCCATCGTGTGCTCCTAGTGCTTCCCTTCGGAAACGTAATTCCGGTTCCACGCCGGGATCTCGACCACCACCTTGCCCGGCTTGGTGATCTGCGCCTGACAGCCCAGGCGGGAGTTGAGCTGGAGGTCGGCCGCCATGTCGAGGCGGTCGGCCTCGTCGTCCTCCATCT is a window of Terriglobales bacterium DNA encoding:
- the iscX gene encoding Fe-S cluster assembly protein IscX; this encodes MATAPLSPLHWDDAEDIGILLAEKFPEIDPLTVRFTDLHRFVTELPGFADDPKLSNEGKLEAIQMAWYDEWQEAQG